The following are from one region of the Paenibacillus sp. JZ16 genome:
- the guaB gene encoding IMP dehydrogenase, which yields MWEDKFSKEGFTFDDVLLVPRKSEVLPKEVDVSTKLSEHVKLNIPLISAGMDTVTEAPLAIAIAREGGIGIIHKNMTVEQQAEEVDRVKRSESGVITNPFSLHADHLVSDAEKLMSKFRISGVPIVDKNNKLIGILTNRDLRFVHDYNTVISEVMTSENLVTAPVGTTLQDAEMILQKHKIEKLPLVDEDNVLKGLITIKDIEKAIQFPRAAKDAQGRLLVGAAIGISKDTFERAEALVKAGVDVITVDSAHGHHINIIDSVRKLREVYPDLTIIAGNVATGEGTRELIEAGASVVKVGIGPGSICTTRVIAGIGVPQITAIYDCATVAKEYGVPIIADGGIKYSGEITKAIAAGASAVMLGSMFAGTEESPGEAEIYQGRRFKAYRGMGSLAAMKQGSKDRYFQDDDKKLVPEGIEGRVAYKGPLADTIHQLIGGLRSGMGYCGTQNLEELRNDTQFIRISGAGLRESHPHDIQITKEAPNYSL from the coding sequence GTGTGGGAAGATAAGTTTAGCAAGGAAGGCTTCACTTTTGACGATGTATTGTTGGTTCCTAGAAAATCCGAGGTGCTTCCAAAAGAAGTAGATGTTAGCACCAAATTGAGCGAGCATGTAAAATTGAATATCCCGCTCATCAGTGCAGGAATGGACACCGTAACGGAAGCTCCTTTGGCCATTGCCATTGCTAGAGAAGGCGGAATCGGCATTATTCATAAAAATATGACCGTTGAACAACAAGCTGAAGAGGTAGATCGGGTTAAGCGTTCGGAAAGTGGTGTTATTACGAATCCGTTCTCACTCCATGCTGATCATCTTGTATCCGATGCAGAGAAACTCATGAGTAAGTTCCGGATTTCCGGCGTACCGATCGTAGATAAGAACAATAAGCTGATCGGTATTTTGACTAATCGTGATCTTCGTTTTGTTCATGACTACAATACGGTAATTAGTGAAGTAATGACCAGCGAGAATCTGGTGACAGCTCCGGTCGGAACGACTCTTCAAGATGCCGAAATGATTCTGCAGAAGCATAAGATTGAGAAGCTGCCTTTGGTAGACGAAGATAATGTTCTTAAAGGACTTATCACGATTAAAGATATCGAGAAAGCGATTCAGTTCCCTAGAGCTGCGAAGGACGCTCAAGGCCGCCTGCTTGTAGGTGCAGCGATCGGAATTTCCAAAGATACCTTCGAAAGAGCAGAAGCGCTTGTGAAAGCTGGCGTAGACGTCATTACCGTTGACTCTGCCCACGGTCACCACATCAATATCATTGATTCCGTTCGGAAATTGCGCGAAGTGTATCCGGATCTGACGATTATCGCTGGTAACGTGGCTACAGGCGAGGGTACAAGAGAGCTTATCGAAGCCGGTGCATCCGTCGTTAAAGTCGGAATTGGGCCTGGATCGATCTGTACGACGCGTGTCATTGCCGGGATTGGTGTACCGCAAATCACAGCGATTTATGATTGTGCAACGGTTGCTAAGGAATACGGAGTGCCGATTATTGCAGATGGCGGCATCAAATACTCCGGTGAAATTACAAAAGCGATCGCAGCCGGAGCAAGTGCAGTTATGCTGGGCAGCATGTTTGCCGGTACGGAGGAGAGTCCGGGCGAAGCTGAGATCTATCAAGGACGCCGTTTCAAGGCTTACCGCGGTATGGGTTCCCTTGCTGCCATGAAACAAGGCAGTAAAGACCGTTACTTCCAAGATGACGACAAGAAACTGGTACCGGAAGGCATCGAGGGCCGTGTTGCTTACAAAGGGCCTTTGGCAGATACCATCCATCAGCTGATCGGTGGATTGCGCTCTGGTATGGGCTATTGCGGTACACAAAACCTGGAGGAACTGCGGAATGACACCCAGTTCATCCGTATCTCTGGTGCAGGACTCCGCGAGAGCCATCCGCATGATATCCAAATTACCAAAGAAGCACCTAACTATTCCTTGTAA
- a CDS encoding D-alanyl-D-alanine carboxypeptidase family protein, with protein MIDKSVKKNKRQRIQRTLASLMLFNILCFSAAPAVSLAAPHMLVTADTTKATEDKATTEKATTNAEKPDKVPSIDQLGLDVSSAVLIEPSTGQVLLSINADEALPPASMTKMMTEYIVAEKVKQGELAWDDVVTVGENAAKTVGSRIFLAEGDQHTVEELYIAMAVGSANDATVALAERVAGSEAEFVTMMNDTAKKMGLKTAFFINSTGLSRADMPEKYRPAEDKETVMSAMDTALLAKYIVEDHPDFSRFTAIQSHKFRPRDTNPIINYNWMLEANKSITNFKSYAYEGLDGLKTGHTNAAGYCFAGTAERDGMRLISVVMGTKSEGARFKETKKVLDYGFDNFEVKEVQAAGATVQGFETVEVKKGKGKEAALVTDKALTFVVPKGSSGKNITFEAKLDSSSMTAPVAKDTKVGTVTYTYKIEGMKEAQTETVNLITAEEVEKAGWFKLFLRAIGDFFADLFDSIKNLF; from the coding sequence TTGATAGACAAGTCTGTAAAGAAGAATAAGCGACAACGCATTCAAAGAACGCTGGCATCCTTGATGCTGTTTAATATACTGTGTTTCTCTGCTGCGCCTGCGGTTTCGCTTGCGGCGCCTCATATGCTGGTAACAGCGGATACGACGAAAGCCACAGAGGACAAAGCGACAACAGAGAAAGCGACAACCAATGCTGAGAAACCGGATAAAGTGCCATCCATTGATCAGCTTGGACTGGATGTAAGCTCCGCTGTTCTGATCGAGCCATCAACAGGACAGGTCCTATTATCAATTAATGCTGATGAAGCATTACCACCGGCGAGTATGACGAAGATGATGACGGAATACATCGTTGCAGAGAAAGTGAAGCAAGGCGAATTGGCTTGGGATGATGTGGTCACTGTAGGGGAGAATGCAGCCAAGACAGTAGGATCACGCATATTTTTGGCTGAAGGCGATCAACATACAGTGGAAGAACTCTACATAGCCATGGCTGTTGGTTCAGCAAATGATGCCACAGTAGCATTGGCGGAACGTGTGGCTGGTTCCGAGGCAGAGTTTGTTACCATGATGAACGATACAGCGAAGAAGATGGGGCTGAAGACGGCTTTCTTCATTAATTCCACAGGCCTGAGCCGTGCCGATATGCCAGAGAAGTATCGTCCTGCGGAGGATAAGGAAACGGTAATGTCGGCGATGGATACCGCTCTACTTGCCAAATATATCGTTGAGGATCATCCTGATTTTTCGAGATTTACGGCCATTCAGTCCCATAAATTCCGGCCGCGCGACACGAATCCGATTATCAACTACAACTGGATGCTTGAGGCTAATAAAAGTATTACAAACTTTAAGTCCTATGCGTATGAAGGTTTGGACGGTTTAAAAACCGGTCATACCAATGCGGCGGGTTATTGCTTTGCTGGTACCGCTGAACGCGATGGTATGCGTCTGATTAGTGTTGTTATGGGTACGAAATCTGAAGGTGCCCGTTTTAAAGAGACCAAAAAAGTTCTGGATTACGGCTTTGACAACTTTGAAGTGAAGGAAGTCCAAGCTGCCGGGGCAACCGTGCAAGGCTTTGAAACGGTCGAAGTGAAGAAGGGCAAAGGCAAAGAAGCTGCGCTCGTAACCGACAAGGCTCTCACTTTTGTTGTACCAAAAGGATCAAGCGGCAAGAACATTACCTTCGAAGCCAAGCTGGACTCCTCCAGCATGACGGCGCCTGTTGCTAAAGATACGAAGGTGGGCACGGTAACCTACACCTATAAAATAGAAGGCATGAAGGAAGCTCAGACCGAAACGGTGAATTTAATCACAGCGGAGGAAGTTGAGAAGGCCGGCTGGTTCAAGCTGTTCCTGCGGGCCATTGGAGACTTTTTTGCCGATTTGTTTGATTCCATCAAAAATCTTTTCTAA